The Daphnia pulex isolate KAP4 chromosome 3, ASM2113471v1 genome includes a region encoding these proteins:
- the LOC124191185 gene encoding lysophosphatidylcholine acyltransferase-like isoform X2, with protein sequence MNGISGLRQRTTAPVSKTANTDCSSHPTIPAVNPFVHNIDMSAYDKIKVYILTVILLPLRLVAVFACLLIAYLLACIGTIGLSQEDLIHKPMTGWRRSLSKLITATSRFCFRSCGYRVRVIGQQATAKEAPILIFSPHSSFLDAFVAHWTGLPCLIVRSQDRQRPIFGQLINYTQPVYVWREDPDSRQNTIKEIKRRTTSPDGWQQILIFPEGTCSNRKGLITFKPGAFYPGVPVQPVCIRYPNRLDTLSWTWQGPGALELLWLTMTQFYTYCELEFLPVYVPTEEEKCNPKLFASNVRDVMAKALQVPIIDYSYEDCRLMSKAKKLGLPPSIGLIEVQNVREEFGLDARVLETDFLEKFAKMADASSGLATAKQFARYLRLPVEHPKAMEIFEIYDSDRSGMISFKKYVRGRCTLSGSVKNSTRTNVSWDVVKQRLKLSPQDLETIDSFVTNLKSDANENDVLDHLYAAVPEWSWIVSDLCNSRLP encoded by the exons ATGAATGGGATATCAGGCTTGAGGCAAAGGACAACAGCTCCTGTCTCGAAAACTGCCAACACAGATTGCTCCTCTCATCCCACGATACCAGCAGTGAACCCGTTTGTGCATAACATTGACATGAGTGCATATGACAAGATCAAAGTTTATATCTTGACGGTCATATTGCTCCCTCTCCGGCTTGTTGCTGTTTTTGCCTGCCTTTTGATTGCATACTTGCTGGCCTGTATTGGTACTATAGGTTTATCTCAAGAAGATTTGATTCACAAACCCATGACAGGATGGAGAAG ATCTCTGTCGAAGCTGATTACTGCCACTTCGCGCTTTTGCTTCCGATCATGTGGTTACCGTGTGCGCGTGATTGGTCAACAGGCCACCGCCAAAGAGGCGCCTATCTTGATCTTCTCCCCGCACAGTAGCTTTCTTGATGCCTTTGTAGCCCACTGGACCGGCCTGCCCTGCCTGATCGTTCGAAGTCAAGACAGACAGAGACCAATTTTTGGAC AACTCATCAACTATACCCAGCCAGTTTACGTCTGGAGGGAAGATCCTGATTCTCGACAGAATACAatcaaggaaataaaaagacgtACAACCTCGCCTGACGGATGGCAGCAGATCCTCATTTTCCCGGAAGGAACTTGTTCCAATCGTAAAGGATTAATCACGTTCAAACCGGGAGCCTTTTACCCCGGTGTTCCTGTTCAGCCTGTTTGTATTAGATATCCTAATCGCTTGGATACTCTTTCGTGGACTTGGCAAGGACCTGGCGc tttGGAGCTTCTCTGGTTAACCATGACTCAATTTTACACGTATTGTGAGCTGGAATTCTTGCCTGTATATGTTCCAACAGAGGAAGAGAAATGTAATCCTAAATTGTTTGCAAGTAATGTTCGAGACGTTATGGCCAA AGCACTACAAGTCCCGATTATAGATTATTCCTATGAGGATTGCCGTCTTATGAGCAAAGCCAAAAAGCTAGGTTTACCTCCTTCAATTGGACTGATCGAAGTCCAGAATGTTCGGGAAGAATTCGG tttggATGCAAGAGTGCtggaaactgattttttagaaaagtttGCCAAAATGGCAGATGCTTCAAGTGGCCTGGCAACTGCCAAGCAATTTGCTAGGTATTTGCGTCTCCCTGTGGAGCACCCTAAAGCaatggaaatatttgaaatttacgaCTCG GATCGATCTGGTATGATctcgtttaaaaaatatgtccGAGGTCGGTGCACGCTGAGTGGATCAGTCAAGAACTCTACTCGAACCAATGTCAGTTGGGACGTTGTCAAACAGCGCCTTAAACTTTCACCACAGGATTTGGAAACGATTGACTCATTCGTCACGAATTTAAAATCCGATGCGAATGAAAATG atgTTTTGGATCACCTTTACGCCGCAGTACCAGAATGGAGTTGGATTGTTTCTGACTTGTGCAACTCACGATTGCCATAA
- the LOC124191183 gene encoding uncharacterized protein LOC124191183, whose amino-acid sequence MLLTESSLQPIGLDYKTKLINMGCVSSKAEHDAVAGFATNANLFQVMNVDDTGRRLCPGQLEVGESDLILYQRGKTPVRWPLRSLRRYGFDAQLFSFECGRRCPTGPGIYAFHCRNAEILFNHVQARVAARHEEQEQLAGVLAGANSNHSRSRIRHSMPPRSASSLLFPNSHAGGGGGNGLAVDREDAAEAEENSYLEPIRLAGQQQQPGPAVWSPNSRPLSSSSLISSSSSPISPSAAGNLYANNEALLAAAAAAANNDTGLLHHHLDPSMMMTTGPVTMETVLVPPPVAYANLHHELNNSNAVKDPRLLMADQDDLSADEADNQQHLYINVGPDAIEAKPRSLDSNHMALPSLKQVNYVLLDLDKGSDSTTTASVTTTTGGGLQANSPEGSLASFPESPHRTMNSLASVTASAMASTTAVADLSSAQQSQAVISAEGYATIDFDRTAALSNAAGLGVAFSNLAGCEEEEPGLRKTRHNSTMVGGSSSSGSSHAVRLLGLNRQTSSVSE is encoded by the exons ATGCTGCTCac GGAATCATCTCTGCAGCCAATTGGGCTCGACTACAAGACGAAGCTCATCAACATGGGTTGCGTCTCGAGCAAGGCCGAACACGACGCGGTGGCGGGTTTCGCCACCAACGCCAACCTTTTCCAG GTGATGAACGTGGACGATACGGGTCGGCGTTTGTGTCCTGGCCAACTGGAAGTTGGCGAGTCCGACCTGATATTATATCAGCGGGGTAAGACGCCGGTCCGCTGGCCGTTGAGATCCCTCCGGCGCTACGGTTTCGACGCCCAGCTCTTTAGCTTCGAGTGCGGCCGACGCTGTCCAACCGGACCGGGCATTTACGCCTTCCACTGCCGCAACGCGGAGATACTCTTCAATCACGTCCAGGCTCGAGTGGCCGCCCGTCAcgaggagcaggagcagctggCCGGAGTCTTGGCTGGAGCCAACAGCAACCACTCGCGGTCGCGCATCCGCCACTCGATGCCTCCCAGAAGCGCCTCCTCTTTACTTTTCCCCAACAGCCacgccggcggcggcggcggcaacgGCCTGGCCGTCGATCGAGAAGATGCCGCCGAGGCTGAAGAGAATTCCTACCTGGAACCCATCCGACTGGccggtcagcagcagcagccgggtcCGGCCGTCTGGTCGCCCAATTCCAGGCCACTTAGTTCTTCCTCGCTCATTTCTAGTAGCTCGTCGCCCATCAGTCCGTCGGCGGCCGGCAACCTCTACGCCAACAACGAAGCTCTCctggccgctgctgctgccgccgccaaTAATGACACGGGATTACTCCATCATCACCTGGATCcttcgatgatgatgacgaccgGTCCCGTGACCATGGAGACGGTCCTGGTCCCTCCTCCCGTGGCCTACGCCAATTTGCATCACGAATTGAACAACAGCAACGCCGTCAAGGACCCGCGGCTCCTGATGGCCGATCAGGACGACCTGTCGGCCGACGAAGCCGACAACCAGCAGCATCTCTACATCAACGTCGGCCCGGATGCCATCGAG GCCAAGCCGAGATCGTTGGATTCCAATCACATGGCGCTGCCGTCGCTGAAGCAAGTCAACTACGTGCTCCTGGACCTGGACAAAGGATCGgattcgacgacgacggcctcggtgacgacgacgacgggcggAGGATTGCAGGCCAACTCGCCCGAAGGATCGTTAGCCTCGTTCCCGGAATCGCCGCACCGGACTATGAATAGCCTGGCCAGTGTGACGGCGTCGGCGATGGCCAGCACGACGGCCGTCGCCGATCTGTCGTCGGCCCAGCAGTCTCAGGCCGTTATCAGCGCCGAAGGCTACGCCACCATTGATTTCGATCGGACGGCCGCCCTGTCCAACGCTGCCGGCCTCGGCGTGGCCTTCTCCAATCTGGCCGGCTGCGAGGAAGAGGAGCCCGGATTGCGGAAGACTCGCCACAATTCCACCATGGTGggcgggagcagcagcagcggcagcagtcACGCCGTTCGTCTCCTGGGTCTCAATCGCCAGACGTCGTCCGTCAGTGAGTGA
- the LOC124191188 gene encoding protein CLP1 homolog, with product MSEEQRQKESEVVQEFKLEQDNELRFEVESKEKVTLELKSGLAEVFGTEIVKGKVYSFGGGSKIAVFTWQGCLLELRGKTEAAYVARETPMIIYLNTHAGLEQIRKKADADETKRGPIAMIVGPTDVGKSTVCKLLLNYAVRMGRRPIYVDLDVGQGQLSIPGTIGAMAIERPADVEEGFSQVCPLIYHYGYKEPGSNVMLYNLLVTKLAQTVAERMEANRQNAVSGVIINTCGWVKGQGYQMLIHAAKAFEVDLIIVLDQERLYNELVRDLPETVKVVFQPKSGGVVERSRQARVESRDQKIREYFYGSAAQFYPHSFEVRFSDVKIFKIGAPALPDSLMPLGMKAEDQLTKLVTVQPSQQLLHHLISISMAESGEDDIIQTNVTGFICVNNVDLERQMLTVLSPQPRPLPRTRLLLSDIQYMDSH from the exons ATGTCGGAGGAGCAACGACAAAAAGAGTCTGAAGTGGTCCAAGAATTCAAACTTGAACAAGATAACGAGCTTCGTTTTGAAGttgaaagcaaagaaaaagtcacATTAGAG TTGAAATCTGGACTGGCAGAAGTATTTGGAACAGAAATTGTCAAAGGAAAAGTGTACAGTTTTGGTGGTGGTTCCAAGATCGCTGTTTTCACATGGCAAGGTTGTCTTTTAGAACTGAGAGGGAAAACAGAAGCGGCTTATGTGGCAAGAGAAACTCCAATGATTATTTATCTCAATACACATGCTGGATTAGAACAG ATAAGGAAGAAAGCTGATGCTGACGAGACTAAAAGAGGCCCTATAGCCATGATCGTTGGTCCAACAGATGTTGGAAAATCAACAGTTTGCAAGTTGCTTTTGAACTATGCAGTGAGAATGGGTAGAAG gcctatatatgTTGATTTAGACGTTGGCCAGGGACAACTTTCCATTCCAGGCACTATTGGTGCAATGGCAATTGAACGTCCTGCTGATGTTGAAGAAGGATTTTCCCAAGTATGCCCACTAATATACCACTATGGGTACAAAGAACCTGGGAGTAATGTAATGCTGTACAATTTACTTGTCACCAAATTAGCCCAAACAGTTGCAGAGAGAATGGAAGCAAATCGACAGA ATGCTGTTAGTGGAGTAATAATCAACACATGTGGCTGGGTAAAGGGCCAAGGGTATCAAATGCTTATTCACGCAGCCAAAGCGTTTGAAGTTGATCTAATAATCGTCCTTGACCAAGAGCGACTTTACAACGAACTAGTGCGTGATTTACCTGAAACCGTGAAAGTTGTATTTCAACCCAAAAGTGGCGGA GTTGTGGAACGGAGTCGGCAGGCAAGAGTAGAATCTCGAGATCAGAAAATTCGCGAATATTTCTACGGATCAGCAGCCCAGTTTTATCCACACTCATTTGAAGTGAGATTTTCagatgttaaaatatttaaaattggtgCGCCGGCCTTACCGGATTCATTAATGCCTCTGGGAATGAAAGCAGAAGATCAACTTACGAAATTAGTCACTGTTCAACCAA GCCAGCAATTATTGcatcatttgatttcaattagTATGGCTGAATCCGGGGAAGATGATATTATTCAGACCAACGTCACTGGGTTTATTTGTGT GAATAACGTGGATTTAGAACGGCAAATGCTTACGGTGTTGTCACCTCAGCCTCGACCACTACCTCGAACCCGATTGCTTTTATCCGACATTCAGTACATGGACTCCCACTGA
- the LOC124191185 gene encoding lysophosphatidylcholine acyltransferase-like isoform X3 translates to MRFLLYFSRRPASLSSKKFRRCHFLPLGYCLAPLSSLSPKLINYTQPVYVWREDPDSRQNTIKEIKRRTTSPDGWQQILIFPEGTCSNRKGLITFKPGAFYPGVPVQPVCIRYPNRLDTLSWTWQGPGALELLWLTMTQFYTYCELEFLPVYVPTEEEKCNPKLFASNVRDVMAKALQVPIIDYSYEDCRLMSKAKKLGLPPSIGLIEVQNVREEFGLDARVLETDFLEKFAKMADASSGLATAKQFARYLRLPVEHPKAMEIFEIYDSDRSGMISFKKYVRGRCTLSGSVKNSTRTNVSWDVVKQRLKLSPQDLETIDSFVTNLKSDANENDVLDHLYAAVPEWSWIVSDLCNSRLP, encoded by the exons ATGCGTTTCCTGTTGTACTTCTCACGGCGCCCAGCCTCGTTGTCAAGCAAGAAGTTCAGGAGGTGCCATTTTTTGCCA CTTGGTTACTGCTTGGCTCCGTTATCATCTCTCAGCCCGa AACTCATCAACTATACCCAGCCAGTTTACGTCTGGAGGGAAGATCCTGATTCTCGACAGAATACAatcaaggaaataaaaagacgtACAACCTCGCCTGACGGATGGCAGCAGATCCTCATTTTCCCGGAAGGAACTTGTTCCAATCGTAAAGGATTAATCACGTTCAAACCGGGAGCCTTTTACCCCGGTGTTCCTGTTCAGCCTGTTTGTATTAGATATCCTAATCGCTTGGATACTCTTTCGTGGACTTGGCAAGGACCTGGCGc tttGGAGCTTCTCTGGTTAACCATGACTCAATTTTACACGTATTGTGAGCTGGAATTCTTGCCTGTATATGTTCCAACAGAGGAAGAGAAATGTAATCCTAAATTGTTTGCAAGTAATGTTCGAGACGTTATGGCCAA AGCACTACAAGTCCCGATTATAGATTATTCCTATGAGGATTGCCGTCTTATGAGCAAAGCCAAAAAGCTAGGTTTACCTCCTTCAATTGGACTGATCGAAGTCCAGAATGTTCGGGAAGAATTCGG tttggATGCAAGAGTGCtggaaactgattttttagaaaagtttGCCAAAATGGCAGATGCTTCAAGTGGCCTGGCAACTGCCAAGCAATTTGCTAGGTATTTGCGTCTCCCTGTGGAGCACCCTAAAGCaatggaaatatttgaaatttacgaCTCG GATCGATCTGGTATGATctcgtttaaaaaatatgtccGAGGTCGGTGCACGCTGAGTGGATCAGTCAAGAACTCTACTCGAACCAATGTCAGTTGGGACGTTGTCAAACAGCGCCTTAAACTTTCACCACAGGATTTGGAAACGATTGACTCATTCGTCACGAATTTAAAATCCGATGCGAATGAAAATG atgTTTTGGATCACCTTTACGCCGCAGTACCAGAATGGAGTTGGATTGTTTCTGACTTGTGCAACTCACGATTGCCATAA
- the LOC124191185 gene encoding lysophosphatidylcholine acyltransferase-like isoform X1, translated as MNGISGLRQRTTAPVSKTANTDCSSHPTIPAVNPFVHNIDMSAYDKIKVYILTVILLPLRLVAVFACLLIAYLLACIGTIGLSQEDLIHKPMTGWRRELRTVICWWMCKMFFNMGFYRVTIKGIRATEREAPILALAPHSSFSDAFPVVLLTAPSLVVKQEVQEVPFFAKLINYTQPVYVWREDPDSRQNTIKEIKRRTTSPDGWQQILIFPEGTCSNRKGLITFKPGAFYPGVPVQPVCIRYPNRLDTLSWTWQGPGALELLWLTMTQFYTYCELEFLPVYVPTEEEKCNPKLFASNVRDVMAKALQVPIIDYSYEDCRLMSKAKKLGLPPSIGLIEVQNVREEFGLDARVLETDFLEKFAKMADASSGLATAKQFARYLRLPVEHPKAMEIFEIYDSDRSGMISFKKYVRGRCTLSGSVKNSTRTNVSWDVVKQRLKLSPQDLETIDSFVTNLKSDANENDVLDHLYAAVPEWSWIVSDLCNSRLP; from the exons ATGAATGGGATATCAGGCTTGAGGCAAAGGACAACAGCTCCTGTCTCGAAAACTGCCAACACAGATTGCTCCTCTCATCCCACGATACCAGCAGTGAACCCGTTTGTGCATAACATTGACATGAGTGCATATGACAAGATCAAAGTTTATATCTTGACGGTCATATTGCTCCCTCTCCGGCTTGTTGCTGTTTTTGCCTGCCTTTTGATTGCATACTTGCTGGCCTGTATTGGTACTATAGGTTTATCTCAAGAAGATTTGATTCACAAACCCATGACAGGATGGAGAAG GGAGCTTCGCACGGTGATCTGCTGGTGGATGTGCAAGATGTTTTTCAACATGGGGTTCTACCGAGTAACAATTAAGGGAATCAGGGCCACCGAGAGAGAAGCGCCAATCTTAGCGTTGGCACCGCATTCGAGTTTTTCGGATGCGTTTCCTGTTGTACTTCTCACGGCGCCCAGCCTCGTTGTCAAGCAAGAAGTTCAGGAGGTGCCATTTTTTGCCA AACTCATCAACTATACCCAGCCAGTTTACGTCTGGAGGGAAGATCCTGATTCTCGACAGAATACAatcaaggaaataaaaagacgtACAACCTCGCCTGACGGATGGCAGCAGATCCTCATTTTCCCGGAAGGAACTTGTTCCAATCGTAAAGGATTAATCACGTTCAAACCGGGAGCCTTTTACCCCGGTGTTCCTGTTCAGCCTGTTTGTATTAGATATCCTAATCGCTTGGATACTCTTTCGTGGACTTGGCAAGGACCTGGCGc tttGGAGCTTCTCTGGTTAACCATGACTCAATTTTACACGTATTGTGAGCTGGAATTCTTGCCTGTATATGTTCCAACAGAGGAAGAGAAATGTAATCCTAAATTGTTTGCAAGTAATGTTCGAGACGTTATGGCCAA AGCACTACAAGTCCCGATTATAGATTATTCCTATGAGGATTGCCGTCTTATGAGCAAAGCCAAAAAGCTAGGTTTACCTCCTTCAATTGGACTGATCGAAGTCCAGAATGTTCGGGAAGAATTCGG tttggATGCAAGAGTGCtggaaactgattttttagaaaagtttGCCAAAATGGCAGATGCTTCAAGTGGCCTGGCAACTGCCAAGCAATTTGCTAGGTATTTGCGTCTCCCTGTGGAGCACCCTAAAGCaatggaaatatttgaaatttacgaCTCG GATCGATCTGGTATGATctcgtttaaaaaatatgtccGAGGTCGGTGCACGCTGAGTGGATCAGTCAAGAACTCTACTCGAACCAATGTCAGTTGGGACGTTGTCAAACAGCGCCTTAAACTTTCACCACAGGATTTGGAAACGATTGACTCATTCGTCACGAATTTAAAATCCGATGCGAATGAAAATG atgTTTTGGATCACCTTTACGCCGCAGTACCAGAATGGAGTTGGATTGTTTCTGACTTGTGCAACTCACGATTGCCATAA